The window CCGAAGGCCTCCCGCAGGCGCGCCCGCTGGCCGAGGACATACTCGCTCACCGGCCCGACATGGTAGTGCGCAGCTGGGGCGGCGATCCGCGCATTCTCGCCCTGTTCGAGCGGCTAGGTATCCCGGTTCACCAGATCGGATACATCTCGGACTTCGACGACATCCGCCGCGAGACGCGTGCTGCCGCTGCGGCGTTCGCCCGTCAGGAGCAGGCCGGGATACTGCTCGCTGACATGGACCGGGCATTGGATCGTGTCTCACCCGGTGCAGGCGCAGATGCTCTCTACGTCACGCCCGGCGGCGTCACGGCAGGGCAGGGGACGTTCATTGATGCGCTCTTGAGCGCGGCGGGCCTGAGCAACGCTGCCGGCGCCCAGACGGGCTGGACCAGCCTTCCGCTGGAAGCGGTGGCAACACAGATGCCTGCCATCTTCGTCACCGGCTTTACCAATAGTGCCACCGACCGCGTGGACCGCTGGAGCGCCAGCCGTCACCCCGTCATGCGCCGTGCCCTTAGCGCCCGCCCTGTGCTGGCGCTCGATACCGGCGTTATCGCCTGCACGACATGGCTCGCAGGCGAGGAGGCGGCACGCCTCCACACATTTGCCAGAAGCCAACAACCCATATTGCGCGGGGAACAGCCATGATGCTGATCAGGGTCAATCTTGTGATGGCGGGCATGGCGCTTCTTGCCGTGCTGGCCGCTCTGGCCCCTGCCAATGGCTGGGCCGACATCGCATCGCTTGGCCAGTCCGGTGCAGAGGGTGAGCTGGCCCGCATTCTGGTGCTGGAAATCCGTCTGCCACGCATTCTGGCAGCCTTTGGCGTTGGCGCCGCGCTGGGCCTCGCTGGCGCCGCCCTGCAGGGGCTTTTGCGCAACCCGCTGGCCGATCCCGGCGTGCTGGGCGTGTCGGGTGCCTCCGCGCTGGGCGCGGTGATTGCGGTCTATTTCAACCTTGCGGCCTTGAGCGTCTGGGCGATGCCGGGCCTTGCCATCTTCATGGCGCTGGGCACGACCGTCCTGCTCTATGTGCTCGGTGCCAGCTCTGTCTCGACCACGC is drawn from Glycocaulis alkaliphilus and contains these coding sequences:
- a CDS encoding ABC transporter substrate-binding protein, with translation MRVRVLLVAIAGLLLTSGAVAQPQRIVSLDYCADQYVLGLTDRSQIAALSPDARADFSSHAAIAEGLPQARPLAEDILAHRPDMVVRSWGGDPRILALFERLGIPVHQIGYISDFDDIRRETRAAAAAFARQEQAGILLADMDRALDRVSPGAGADALYVTPGGVTAGQGTFIDALLSAAGLSNAAGAQTGWTSLPLEAVATQMPAIFVTGFTNSATDRVDRWSASRHPVMRRALSARPVLALDTGVIACTTWLAGEEAARLHTFARSQQPILRGEQP